Proteins encoded together in one Benincasa hispida cultivar B227 chromosome 1, ASM972705v1, whole genome shotgun sequence window:
- the LOC120081976 gene encoding NADH dehydrogenase [ubiquinone] iron-sulfur protein 1, mitochondrial, producing the protein MGLGSLASRVVKPSSRLLTSQNPRNLLHFRPIVSTTELHNADASAAQAQADPAPPPPPRTPLAGARVHFSSPEDAIEVFVDGYPVKIPKGMTVLQACEIAGIDIPRFCYHSRLSIAGNCRMCLVEVEKSPKPVASCAMPALPGMKIKTDTPLAKKAREGVMEFLLMNHPLDCPICDQGGECDLQDQSMAFGSDRGRFTDVKRSVVDKNLGPLVKTVMTRCIQCTRCVRFATEVAGVQDLGMLGRGSGEEIGTYVEKLMTSELSGNVIDICPVGALTSKPFAFKARNWELKGTESIDVTDAIGSNIRIDSRGPEVMRIVPRLNEDINEEWISDKTRFCYDGLKRQRLNDPMIRGADGRFKAVSWRDALAVVAEAAHQVKPEEIVGIAGKLSDAESMIALKDLLNRLGSNNIWCEGNGPQPNADLRSGYIMNTGIAGLEKADVFLLIGTQPRVEAAMVNARIRKTVRATQAKVGYVGPPTEFNYDHQHLGTGPQALVDIVEGRHPFCSILKKAKNPAIIVGAGLFERKDKDAIFSVVENIAKQNNVVRPDWNGYNVLLLNASQAAALDLGLVPESVNSIESAKFLYLMGADDVDLEKVPKDAFVVYQGHHGDRGVYRANVILPSAAFSEKEGTYENTEGCAQQTLPAVPTVGDARDDWKIIRALSEVAGLRLPYDSLGAIRSRISTVAPNLLQVDEREPATFSASIKPESTQKMDMADFGSPIENFYMTDSITRASKIMAQCSALLSKK; encoded by the exons ATGGGGTTGGGTTCCCTTGCTTCCAGAGTTGTCAAGCCTTCTTCCAGGCTCCTCACCTCCCAAAACCCTAGAAATCTCCTCCATTTTCGACCCATTGTCTCCACCACTGAGCTTCACAACGCTGATGCTTCCGCCGCCCAGGCTCAGGCCGATCCTGCCCCGCCCCCTCCTCCTCGGACCCCTCTCGCCGGCGCTCGCGTCCACTTTTCCTCTCCTGAGGACGCCATCGAGGTCTTCGTTGATGGGTACCCTGTCAAAATCCCCAAGGGTATGACGGTTCTTCAGGCTTGTGAGATCGCTGGGATTGACATTCCTAGATTTTGTTATCATAGTCGTCTTTCCATCGCTGGGAATTGCCGTATGTGCCTTGTTGAAGTCGAGAAATCCCCCAAGCCTGTTGCTTCTTGCGCTATGCCCGCTCTTCCTG GAATGAAAATTAAGACTGATACCCCACTCGCAAAAAAGGCTCGAGAAGGAGTGATGGAATTCTTGTTGATGAACCATCCATTGGATTGCCCAATTTGTGATCAGGGTGGAGAATGTGATCTTCAGGATCAGTCTATGGCATTTGGGTCTGATCGTGGGCGGTTTACTGACGTGAAGAGATCAGTGGTGGACAAGAACCTTGGTCCCCTTGTGAAAACTGTAATGACACGATGTATTCAGTGTACCAG GTGTGTAAGATTTGCTACAGAGGTTGCTGGGGTTCAAGATCTTGGCATGTTAGGTCGTGGTAGCGGTGAGGAAATTGGGACTTATGTCGAAAAGCTAATGACTAGTGAGCTCTCAGGGAATGTCATTGATATTTGTCCAGTTGGGGCATTGACCTCAAAACCTTTTGCATTTAAAGCCAGGAATTGGGAATTGAAGGGTACAGAGAGCATTGATGTTACAGATGCCATTGGATCTAACATTAGAATTGATAGCCGTGGTCCAGAGGTTATGCGTATCGTGCCTCGGTTGAATGAG GATATTAATGAAGAATGGATATCAGACAAGACTCGCTTTTGTTATGATGGTCTCAAGAGACAGAGATTAAATGATCCAATGATCCGTGGTGCTGATGGACGCTTTAAGGCTGTCAGCTGGCGTGATGCCCTTGCTGTGGTTGCTGAAGCTGCCCATCAGGTTAAACCTGAGGAAATTGTTGGAATTGCTGGAAAATTATCTGATGCCGAGTCTATGATTGCTCTGAAAGATCTCTTAAATAGGTTGGGATCCAACAATATATGGTGTGAAGGAAATGGACCGCAACCTAATGCGGACCTGCGTTCTGGGTATATCATGAATACTGGTATTGCTGGTCTTGAGAAAGCAGATGTCTTTCTTTTGATTGGCACTCAG CCAAGAGTTGAAGCTGCCATGGTGAATGCAAGAATCCGAAAGACTGTAAGAGCAACTCAAGCTAAAGTTGGTTATGTTGGCCCGCCTACTGAATTCAACTATGATCATCAACACCTTGGAACAGGACCTCAAGCACTTGTTGACATAGTTGAGGGTCGCCATCCATTCTGCTCGATCCTCAAAAAGGCCAAAAATCCAGCTATCATTGTTGGTGCTGGACTTTTCGAAAGAAAGGACAAGGATGCAATCTTTTCTGTAGTTGAAAACATTGCCAAACAAAATAATGTGGTCAGGCCTGACTGGAATGGTTACAACGTATTGCTTTTGAATGCTTCCCAGGCTGCAGCCCTCGACCTTGGACTCGTGCCAGAATCGGTAAATAGCATTGAGTCTGCAAAGTTTTTGTATTTGATGGGAGCCGATGATGTGGACTTGGAGAAGGTCCCAAAGGATGCTTTTGTGGTTTATCAAGGACACCATGGGGACCGAGGTGTCTATCGAGCAAATGTCATCCTCCCTTCAGCAGCATTTAGCGAGAAGGAAGGAACCTATGAAAACACGGAAGGTTGTGCCCAACAAACATTACCAGCAGTACCAACAGTTGGTGACGCACGAGACGATTGGAAGATCATTCGTGCTCTTTCTGAGGTAGCTGGTCTGCGGTTGCCATATGATTCCCTCGGGGCGATAAGGTCCCGGATAAGTACTGTGGCTCCAAACCTCTTGCAGGTGGATGAGAGAGAGCCAGCTACATTTTCAGCTTCAATTAAGCCTGAAAGCACCCAGAAGATGGACATGGCTGATTTTGGCAGTCCCATAGAAAACTTCTACATGACTGATTCCATTACAAGGGCATCAAAGATCATGGCACAATGCAGCGCTTTGCTGTCTAAAAAGTGa